DNA sequence from the Cystobacter ferrugineus genome:
CCTGGAGCGCTTCGCGAGCGGAGACCTCACCGGCGAGTCCTCCGGGGAGGACGAAGGCGACGAGGAGGCCGAGGAGGCCGAGGCCGACGAGGAGGCGCTGGAGGACGAGGTGGCCGAGGAGCCCGTGGGGCTCGCGAAGACGCTGGGCCGCCGGGGCTCGGGGGCGAAGGCTCCGGCCGCGGCCCCTGCCTCGGGCTCACGCAAGACGCTGGGCCGCAAGGTGGTGGAACTGGCCGTGCCCCCCGCGTCCGTGAAGACGCTGGGCCGCAAGAGCCCGCCGGCCGCGCCCTCGGAGGACGTCCTCTCCCGGGCGCTGGTGCGGAGCAGGATCTCCGACCGGCTCGCCGGACGCCTGTCTCCCGCGGACCTGGCCACCTGGGCGCGCTCGTGGTGGACGCGCGTCCAGGGAGGCGCCCCCACGGAGACGGGCCAGCGCGAGCTGTTGGAGGACATCCTGCAGCGGCTCACCCTCGCCAACATCCCGGCGACCCGCATGTCCGAGACGGAGTTGGTGGATTGGATGACCCGGCTGGAGGGGTGAGAGGCACTTCATGAACGCACGCGCCATCAGCATCCAGATCCTCAGCCGCGTCCGCGCCACGGATGCCTACCTCAACGTGGTGCTCGACACGTTTCTCTCGGAGTCGCCTCCGGCGGATCCCCGGGACGCGGGGCTCATCACCGAGCTCGTCTACGGCGCCACGCGCCGCGAGCTCGCGCTGGACTACGCCATCACCCGCTTCGCCGACCGCAAGCTGGAGGCACTGGAGGACAAGGTGCTCGCGGCGTTGCGCGTGGGCGCCTACCAGCTCTTCTACACGCGGGTGCCGGCGCGCGCCGCGGTGGCCGAGACGGTGCAGGCCCTCAAGGACGTGGGGCTCACGCGCGCGGCGGGGTTCGCCAACGCCATCCTGCGCAAGCTCGCCGCGCT
Encoded proteins:
- a CDS encoding type II 3-dehydroquinate dehydratase — encoded protein: MGKRLLVLHGPNLNLLGEREGREGGRFADLDAALKARAAALGLELTVVQSNHEGVLLDTLHAERSRVEGVVVSPSSLFGSYPLRDALEAIGLPALEVYLEALGERESVVAEACAATLEGEGFDSYLQALERFASGDLTGESSGEDEGDEEAEEAEADEEALEDEVAEEPVGLAKTLGRRGSGAKAPAAAPASGSRKTLGRKVVELAVPPASVKTLGRKSPPAAPSEDVLSRALVRSRISDRLAGRLSPADLATWARSWWTRVQGGAPTETGQRELLEDILQRLTLANIPATRMSETELVDWMTRLEG